One Candidatus Eisenbacteria bacterium genomic window, CTCCTCCGGAGCGACCTGCCGGAGCGCCGCTGGTTTCTCCTCGCCGAGGGGGGAATGGCGGCGGCATTTTTCTTCGGCACGTTGGTCATCCGCAGGAGAAACGTTCGACGCCTCGAGCCGCTTCTCCGACCCTTCGAATCGGGACTCCGGCGCTTCGGGCTCCGGGAGAAGGCGGCGGGATTCTACGACACCCTCGATTTCTACAAAGGGCGCCGCCGTGAAGTGGGTTGGGCGCTCTTCCTGTCCGTCCTCTCGCGGGCGGTCTGGGTGGTGAGCTGCTGGGTACTCGGTCTTTCCATCGGGATCGATCTGGGGCCGGTGCACTTCTTCCTCCTCATGCCCCTCGTCGAGGTGGGACGGATGATCCCGATTTCGCTCAACGGCATGGGGATCCGGGAGGGCGTGCTGGTTATCGTCCTCGGCCTTTTCGGAACCGGCGAAGCGGAGGCGGTCTTCCTCTCGGTCCTCGTCTACGGCATCTTCTTGATCAACGGGCTCCTCGGCGGAGTCGTTTACGGGCTTCGCGGGTTTTTCGACCCCAAGCCGGCGCCGGAGGGGGGGAGGGATGGAACGGCCTAAACGTCGCCTGTCGCGCCGCCGCATCCTTCTCGCCCTCTATGCGAGCGCCCTCCTTCTCCGCCTGCTCTACCTGGCCGACGCGCGGAGCAACCCCTTCCTGGACGCCCTCGGGCTGGACGCCCGCTACTACGACCTGCGCGCCCGGGAGATCCTCGAAGAGGGGCTCGTCGGCGACGAGGCCTACTTCATGGGGCCCCTCTACCCCCATCTTCTCGCCCTCGTCTACGGCGCGGCGGGACGAAACCTCGACCTGGTCCGCGTCCTCCAAGCGTTGATCGCCGCCTTCGTGCCGGTTCTGATTTACCGGATCGGTTCGCGGCTCCTCTCGCCCACCCGGGCGATGATCGCGGCGGTCGCGGCCGTTTTCTACGGCCCCTTTTTGTTTTATGTGGGAACTATATTATACACGACGCTGGCGGTCACGCTGATCCTCTGGATCCTGGACCGGATCATCCGCCCCCGCGGGGAGCGGACCGGGGCGGGACTCTTTTTCACGGGGATCCTCTTCGGGCTCGCCGCGGTGGGGAAGGGAAATCTTCTCTTCTTTCTTCCTTTCGCGCTCGCCGCCGTCGCCCTGCCGGAAAAGAAAGGGGGGAGACCGGACCTCCGCGCGCCGGCGCTTCTCCTCGGCGGGCTCCTCGTGGTGGTCGGCCTGGTGACGGCGCGAAACCGGGCGGCGAGCGGCGACTGGGTCTGGCTCACCTCCAACGGCGGCCTGAACTTCTACATCGGCAACGGGCCGGAGTCTTCCGGCGCATACGAGAAGCCGAAGGGGCTCGACGTGGACAACGACCCCTCCGGGAAGGGGCTGCTGGAGAGAGAGGTCGGGCGGTCGCTCACGCCGACCGCCCTCTCCCGCGAGTGGAGCGACCGGGCGATCCGCTGGATCCGGGAAAACCCAGGCGCGGAGGCGCGGCTTCTGCTGCGCAAGACGGTCTTCTTCTTCTCCGACGTGGAGATCCCCCAGATCGAGAGCTACCGTTTTCAGATGCGGTACGGCGGCTTGACGCGGGCGCTGCACATCCCCTTCGGCCTGATCGCCCCCCTCGCCCTCGCGGGGATCGCGGCCTTTCTGCGGCGGCGGACCTGGGTCCTCGTCGCGTTTCTCTTCTCCTACGCCGCGTCGATCATTTTCTTCTTCGTGCTCACCCGTTATCGCCTGCCGGTGGTGCCGGTGCTTCTCCTCATGAGCGCCGTTACCCTCGCCGACGCGGTGGAGGCGTTTCGCCGCCGTCGCTACCGTCGCCTGGCGGTTCTGGGCGCCTGGTTCGTTCCCCTCTTTCTCTTCAGCAACCTGAACTTCTACCGGATCTCGCCGAGCACCGGTGAGGCCCAGTCCCACTATCGGCTCGGTATCATCCGGCAGTCCGAGGGGGACACGGAGGGAGCGCTCCGCGAGTATCGCCGGTCGATCGAACTGGATCCGGACTACGAGCGCTCCCGCCTCAATCTGGGTGAACTGCTCGCCGTCACCGGGGAGAGGGAGGAGGCGGAGCGGCAGTTCCGCGAGGCGATCCGCATCGCTCCGGACTACGCGAAGGCGTACGGCAACCTCGGCGCGCTCCTCTATCGGACCGACAGGCGCGAGGAGGGGAGGGCGGCTTTGGAGCGCGCGGTCGCCCTCGATCCGGAGTACGGCCGGGGCCTGCTCCACCTCGCCGTTCTCGCGTTGATCGAGGGAGAGGAAGACGGTTCTTCGCGCGCGAAGAGGGCGCTCGAGCACCTTGCGCCGGACGACCCGATACGGGGCCTGGCCGGGGAGTTCCTCGCGCGACTCGAAGAGGTGGAGACGATCGCCCGGTCGCGGAAGGCGAGGGGGCTCGATCCGTTCCCGCCGCCGGCCACGCGGGAGGCGATGGCGGCGGAGCTTCTCCGGGACCGGAGGGACACGGCGGAACTCTACGACCGGGGGGCCCGGGGGGGCGATCCGGCGGCTCTCTATTTCCGGGGCGCCGCGCTCTACAGGGCGGGGGATCTGGATGGAGCGCGCCGTGATTTCGAGGCGGCGCTGAAAAAGGCGCCGGAGATGCCTTTCCTCCACTTCGCCGTCGGCGTGCTTCGCCACAGAGAGGGGAGGCCGGACCTCGCGCTCGCCGAGTTCCTCGAGGAGACCCGCCTCCATCCCGGTTTCGCGCCGGCGTGGAAGAACGCCGCCCTGCTCACCGCCCGCTCCGGCGACAGAGAGGAAGCGCGGCGGTTGGCGGCCGAATATCTGAGGCGTGGGGGCGAGGAGGACCCGGCGATCCGCGACCTTATGGGATCCTCCTAGCGGTCGGTTTCCGGGGCGTTTTCCTCGCGGTGCTCCACGCCGCGCGCTTCCGGAAGACGGTAAAGCTCCAGCCCGTTCCAGGCGCCCGCCCGCCCGCATCGTTCCCAAGCGGCGTTCATCACGCGGATCCCCTCCGGCGGCGACCAGCGCGTGAACACATTCTGCAGGGTCCGGTTCACGAGCGCCCAGCGGTATCCCTCCCGGCGGAGCCTCTCCAGCCAGCGGTCCGGCGAACCCGCCTCGTCGGCCGCGGCGGCGAGGGCGGAGGCTTCGAAGAAGCTGTCCGCCCCGTAGGGCCGTCTCCAGTAATATCCCCGGTTCTCCCATACGAGGAGAGATCTCTCCCCGGGGGGGACGATCCTCTCCGCTTCGCGGAAGGCGCGGTACGACTGCACTTTTCGGGAGAGGTACGTTTCCCGGTTCTCGCGTCCCGTAACGACGGGGAGCGCGTCGCGCGCCGTCTCCCGCGCGACCGGGGCGATGAGGAGGAGCGCGACGACGGCGAAGAGCGCCGCCTGCGCCGTTCCCGCCGCGCCTTTTTCGGTCCGCCAGTGGGCGCCGGCGATCCCGGCGAGGAGAAGGATTACGGGGAGCAGGAAGCGGAGTTGCTGGGAGCCGGCCCCCCACAGGTAGACGCCGGCGAGCGCGATCACCAGAAACCACCTCGCCGTCCGTCCCCCACGCCACAGAGCCCAAGGCGTCCAGAGAAGGAGCGCCGGCGAGAGCACGCCGTCGAAGAACCGATAGACGGGTTGCCCGTGCAGGACCGCGTTCCAAGGGAGGAGAAGCCAGTGTCGCGCGTCCCTCCCCATCCCGATCGAACGCTGCCAGTCGATCAGGCGGCGTCCCAGCTCGGGGCTCCAACCCTCGCCG contains:
- a CDS encoding flippase-like domain-containing protein, which translates into the protein MKGKLLRLAVTVFLLALVLSRVDWDDFRRIGAGVRPGLVAIGYALNLVMVALNTVRWRVLVNALGVRVSMLRLGSYYFVCMFFNNFMPTSIGGDVIRVIDLARHTGRKTTAMASIVVERLLGLYVLFPLCLGAFFLLRSDLPERRWFLLAEGGMAAAFFFGTLVIRRRNVRRLEPLLRPFESGLRRFGLREKAAGFYDTLDFYKGRRREVGWALFLSVLSRAVWVVSCWVLGLSIGIDLGPVHFFLLMPLVEVGRMIPISLNGMGIREGVLVIVLGLFGTGEAEAVFLSVLVYGIFLINGLLGGVVYGLRGFFDPKPAPEGGRDGTA
- a CDS encoding tetratricopeptide repeat protein, giving the protein MERPKRRLSRRRILLALYASALLLRLLYLADARSNPFLDALGLDARYYDLRAREILEEGLVGDEAYFMGPLYPHLLALVYGAAGRNLDLVRVLQALIAAFVPVLIYRIGSRLLSPTRAMIAAVAAVFYGPFLFYVGTILYTTLAVTLILWILDRIIRPRGERTGAGLFFTGILFGLAAVGKGNLLFFLPFALAAVALPEKKGGRPDLRAPALLLGGLLVVVGLVTARNRAASGDWVWLTSNGGLNFYIGNGPESSGAYEKPKGLDVDNDPSGKGLLEREVGRSLTPTALSREWSDRAIRWIRENPGAEARLLLRKTVFFFSDVEIPQIESYRFQMRYGGLTRALHIPFGLIAPLALAGIAAFLRRRTWVLVAFLFSYAASIIFFFVLTRYRLPVVPVLLLMSAVTLADAVEAFRRRRYRRLAVLGAWFVPLFLFSNLNFYRISPSTGEAQSHYRLGIIRQSEGDTEGALREYRRSIELDPDYERSRLNLGELLAVTGEREEAERQFREAIRIAPDYAKAYGNLGALLYRTDRREEGRAALERAVALDPEYGRGLLHLAVLALIEGEEDGSSRAKRALEHLAPDDPIRGLAGEFLARLEEVETIARSRKARGLDPFPPPATREAMAAELLRDRRDTAELYDRGARGGDPAALYFRGAALYRAGDLDGARRDFEAALKKAPEMPFLHFAVGVLRHREGRPDLALAEFLEETRLHPGFAPAWKNAALLTARSGDREEARRLAAEYLRRGGEEDPAIRDLMGSS